A window of Bacteroidales bacterium genomic DNA:
TTTAATATTGCAACAGGAGCGTTCAAAGTATTTATTTTTCTTAGAAGATAAAAAGAACCATCTAGCAAAATTTCATTCGATAAGCTAAAATAACTTTTATAATACGCATAATTATTCGCAAAAGCATTGTGCTCATCTAAATTTTTCCAAGGCAATAAAACATTATACAATCTATTTTTATCAAAATTTTCAGGAACAAAAACTAAAGATACATTACGGCATCCCAAGCCAAAATACATAAAAATATCCAAGCCAAGATTTGCCAAGTCATCGTCGTTATCATCATTATGCAAAATAGCCAAGCTGCTTCTATTATTGCGAATTAAATGCGGTTTTGATGAAAAATATGACTCAAAAACAAGTGCAGATTGGTCGCTGCCTGTAGCAATTACAGCATCAAAATCTTTGCAAATATCATCTATATAAATGATTTTTTCGCTCCATTCTGGAAAAAACTCAAAAGATTTTTCAAAAATCCACGGAATTAAATGCTTATCTGCCGATGACATTTTTACGACAGCAATATGTCCTGAAATAAGCGTACAAAGCACATCATGAAAGCCAACTGCAGGAATGTTCCCCGCTAAAATAAGCATGATTTTTTTCGGATTTTTAGTTGGTAACGAATATTTTTCAAGCCACATCCTTACTGCTCCTTTTTCAGAAATCATATCAGCAATTGCATTTATCGATTTAATTATATTTTCCTTAGTAAACCATTTGTTATGAATTTTCGCATTATATAAGGCTAATGGCTCGTCTGAAACAGCAAAATCGGCAGTATTTTCCCTCAATTCCAAAGCCCAATTATTTAATTTTTCTATTAGCAAATTATTTTCCATGATTATTTCTATAATTTCTGTAAAATTATAAAAATATATAATTTGTATTTTTGCAAAATGATAAATATTTCTTTAGTCAGCTATTTAAACTCGTATCCATATCACTATGGCTTGATAAATGAGACTAATTCATTTTACAACAAACTTGACATTGTAAATCCTGCACAGTGTGCAAAAAATTTTCAAGAAGGAATTAGCAATGTGGCATTGGTTCCTGTTGGCGCACTACACGGACTTAAGAATTATAAAATAATTAAGCCTTTTTGCATAAGTGCAAACGGAGAAGTTCGTTCCGTTTTTTTATTTAGCCAAAAGCCTGTTGAAGACACAAAAACCATAGTGTTTGACAGCGATTCACGTAGCTCAAATTTGTTAATACAAGTCCTGTGCAAATATTATTGGAAAATAAATCCAAATTTCACTAAAAATAATAATTCTTTACAAGCAGAAGCACGAATCGGTATTGGCGACAAGGCTTTTAAGCTGAAAAAAAAATATGCTTATTCTTATGACCTAAGCATTTTTTGGAAAGAAATGACCAACTTACCTTTTGTATTTGCAGTTTGGATAACCAAGTCAGAAATTGCAGAAGAAGAATTATCTTTGCTGAAAATTGCGTTGGAAAACGGAATTAACAATATTCATGGTGCTGTTGTGCACTTTGGCAGCGCAGGTTTAACGGAAGAAGATGCAATAAAATATTTGTCTAAAAACATCAATTTTAAAATGAATACAGCGTCAGAAAAAGGCATGCAGCGATTTTTGGAGTTGTCTAAAAATTTTATTTAAACGGAAATTTTGAATGTTTTTTTGGAGAAAACCTATTTTTTCTTACTAAAATGATTTGAGAAAAAGCCAGGTATTCCTAAAAAAGGTTTTTTGCTTTGCGACATAAAAACGCCAAGAATAACAATAATAACACCGCTTAATTTCCGCATTGGCAAGCTTTCCATCCCTGATAAAAAAGCCATAATAGCTGTGAACACGGGAATTAAATTAGCAAAAACTGATGATTTCACAACTCCTATTTCCCTTACACCTGAGGAAAAAATAATATAGCAAATTCCTGTTGAAAAAATAGCAAGAACCAATGTAGAAGCTATTAGCTGCCAAGACAATTGGAATTTTAATAAAGTATTAAAATCTGAGGAAAACAATAAAATTGAATAAAACACAGCTCCAATTCCCATTTGATACGCCACAATCGTATAAGAATTGTATTTTTTGGTTAAATTGCGAATAACAACAGAATACCCCATAGCACTTGCTACTGTAAAAACAAGTAATAAAAAGCCTTTAAGAGGCACAGAAAAATTGTAATTATCATCCAATATTACAAGACAAACGCCAATAAAAGAAATTATTATTCCAAAAAGATTAGATTTATTTATTTTTTCTTTAAACAAAAAAAACATTGTAAATGGCACAAAAACAGGTATAGTAGAAATCACAACAGCACCAACAGTAGGTGAAACATACAACATGGCATTACTTTCGCCTATATAATATAAAAATGGTTCAAACAAAGCCAATAATAGAAAAGGTAGTATATCTTTTTTAGAAATACGTTGTAATTTTTTTGTAACTTTACTAAAAGCAAATAATATTGTAGAAGCCAATACCAAGCGAATAAAAACTAATTCTTTTGGCGTTATATTGTAAGAATATGCGACTTTTATAAGCACATAAGAATAGCTCCAAACTATCATTGTAAAAAGCAAACCAATATATATCCACAAGCGAGATTTCATTGCGCAAAGGTAAAAAAATATTAATTTTAAAAGGCTTTACATTTTAAAGGTATTAGCTATTTTATTAATTTTGCTTTTATATATTTTTACTTTTATGAAACATTATTGCGATTTCTTAGTAATTGGCAGCGGTATTGCAGGATTGTCGTACGCATTAAAAGTAGCTCCATACGGAAAGGTTATTGTAATTACAAAATCAAGCATAGATGAAACATCAACACACTATGCACAAGGCGGAATTGCAGCTGTAATGTACAATCCAGACACATACGAAAAACATATCAAAGACACCATTATTGCTGGAGCAGGACTAAACAACGAAAAAATTGTGCGAATTACTATTGAAGAAAGCACAGAAAGCATAAAAGAGCTTATAAATCTCGGGGCAAATTTTGATAAAAACACTGATGGAGAATACGATTTAGCAAAAGAAGGCGGACATAGCGAAAAAAGAATTTTTCATCACAAAGATACAACTGGAGCCGAAATTCAAAGAGCTTTATCGGAGCAAATAAAATCACACCCAAACATTACCGTTCTTGAAAATTATTTCACTATTGAAATTATCACAGAACACCATTTAGGAATAAATATAACAAGAAGATCGCCGTCTGTTACATGCTTTGGAGCCTATATTTTAAATCCAAAAACTAATAAAGTTGAAACATTTATTTCAAAAATTACATTGCTTGCTACTGGCGGCAGCGGAAACGTATATGGCGTAACCACCAATCCAGAAGTGGCTACTGGAGATGGAATTGCAATTGTTTACAGAGCAAAAGGACCTGTAGAAAACATGGAATTTGTTCAATTTCATCCCACTGCTTTTTACAATCCAACAGAAAAACCTGCTTTTTTAATAACAGAAGCATTGCGTGGAGCAGGAGCCATTTTAAAAACATACAATGGAAAAGAATTCATGCAAAAATATGACAAGCGATTGTCATTAGCTCCCAGAGATATTGTTGCTCGAGCAATAGATAACGAAATGAAGATAAGCGGTGCCGACCACGTATATCTTGATGCTTCGCATATTGGAAAGAAAAAACTTCTAGAACACTTCCCAAACATTTACGCACACTGCTTAAGCAATGGTATTGACATTGCAAGAGACATGATTCCTGTAGTTCCAGCAGCACATTACCAATGCGGAGGAATAAAAGTTGACGAATTTGGGCGAAATAAAATAAAAAATCTATATGCTACGGGCGAAGTAGCTTGTACAGGACTTCATGGAGCTAACAGACTTGCATCAAACTCGCTTTTAGAAGCTGTAGTTTTTAGTAATAGAGCCGCTATTCATTCAATCAAAGCAATAAAAAATATTGAATACAACAACGATGTTCCTGTATGGGACTCAGAAGGAACAGTTTTAAATGAGGAAATGGTCTTAATCACTCAAACGCGGAAAGAACTGAACTCAATCATGGGAAGCTATGTTGGCATCGTACGCTCAAATCTCAGATTAAAACGTGCTTTCGACAGATTAAAAATTTTATATGAAGAAACCGAAGATTTATATAAAAAATCTGTTGTAACAAAGGAAATATGCGAGCTTAGAAATATGATTGCCGTAGGATATTTAATTATAAAAATGGCTACCGAACGCAAAGAAAGTCGCGGACTTCACTACTCTATTGATTATCCGCCAGAAGCTGAATAGTTATTTTCTTAAAAACCTTGGTCTTGCTATTGTCATTCCCACGCTGCGTGCTACAAAAAAAGCTATGAACGCAATCCATAAATTTGTTTCGGGAAAAATATTTTGCAATAAAAAATACAATGGAAAGAAAACACAAACTACTGCAACAAGCATCACATTTCGCATAGCCGCAGCATGAGTTGTGCCTGCAAACACACCATCCCAAACAAAAGCCGCAAATGAAACAATTGGAATAATTACAACCCATATTTTTCGACTCATAGCCATTTCTATAAGGATTTCATTATCTGTGAGCAGGCTTATAATCCAATTTCCAGCAACTAAATAAAAAAAGCTAAAAACAAAAGCCATTACAGAAGCCCATTTAAAAAGAATTTTCACAGTAATTTTTAATGATTTTATTTTGCCTGCACCTAAATATTTTCCGCTCAAACTCTCACCGGCATAAGAAAAGCCGTCAATGAAAAAAGAGAAAAACATGAGAAACTGCATTAATAAGGTGTTGATTGCTAAAACATCGTTTCCATATTTTGAAGAAGCATAAGTAAACCATGAAAACACCATTAGCAAACTAAAAGAACGAATAAAAATATTTACATTCAATGTCAACACTCGCTTTAGCTTTGACATAATGAAAATTAGCTTTACTACAGGCTTTTCAATTATTTTTCTATGACGAATAATCAGCATGGAAATGCCGAAAAGCAATGTAGTCCAGCCAGCAATCAATGCGCCAAGAGCCACACCATCGGCTTTCATGCCCAATCCTACAACAAAATACAAATTCAATAAAACATTTACTAAATTCTCAACAACTATCATAAGCATTGCTGCTACTGAATCTTGCATACCCAACAGCCAGCCAATAATTACAAAATTCAACAACGAAGCGGGAATAACAAACACTCTAATATCATAATATTCTTGCATTATAGGTAAAATCGAGCTGTTTGGCTGAAGAAAAAAGACACCAAAAGACAAAAGTTGATTGCGAAACAAGATTATTAAAATCCCTAAAAAAATTGAAATAGTAAAACTCCTATACAGCGCCGATGAAATTTCATTTCTGTCTTTAGCTCCAAATCCCTGAGCTGTAATACCTGTTGTAGCCATTCGCAGAAAGCCAAAACTCCATAAAATAAAGTTGAAAATAACACCCGTTAATGAAACAGCAGCCAAATATGTTGTAGAATCCAAATGAGCTAAAACTGCCACATTCACCAATCCCAAGAGAGGAATGCTCAAGTTGGCAATTATATTTGGAACAGCTAAACGCAGTAATTCTCGCTTCATATCAGGATATTACAAATACAAACCTATCCCTTGCTGGCAAATTATCACAACAGTTTGCTCATAAAAAGTGAAACTCAAACTTAAAATCTTAAGGCAACTAACTATTTTTTGCAAGAGATAAAATTGTTATTATCATTATTTTTATTTACTTTGCGAAAGTAAAAATAGTTTTAAACAAAACAATATGAAAAAGATAATTATCATACTTTTAATTTCAGCAATAGCACAAAACATTTATGCACAAAGCCCAATAGAAGGCGTTTGGGAAGGCATATTGAAATC
This region includes:
- a CDS encoding menaquinone biosynthesis protein, whose amino-acid sequence is MINISLVSYLNSYPYHYGLINETNSFYNKLDIVNPAQCAKNFQEGISNVALVPVGALHGLKNYKIIKPFCISANGEVRSVFLFSQKPVEDTKTIVFDSDSRSSNLLIQVLCKYYWKINPNFTKNNNSLQAEARIGIGDKAFKLKKKYAYSYDLSIFWKEMTNLPFVFAVWITKSEIAEEELSLLKIALENGINNIHGAVVHFGSAGLTEEDAIKYLSKNINFKMNTASEKGMQRFLELSKNFI
- a CDS encoding acyl-CoA reductase, translating into MENNLLIEKLNNWALELRENTADFAVSDEPLALYNAKIHNKWFTKENIIKSINAIADMISEKGAVRMWLEKYSLPTKNPKKIMLILAGNIPAVGFHDVLCTLISGHIAVVKMSSADKHLIPWIFEKSFEFFPEWSEKIIYIDDICKDFDAVIATGSDQSALVFESYFSSKPHLIRNNRSSLAILHNDDNDDDLANLGLDIFMYFGLGCRNVSLVFVPENFDKNRLYNVLLPWKNLDEHNAFANNYAYYKSYFSLSNEILLDGSFYLLRKINTLNAPVAILNFWEYRDISEVVDFINSNKNKIQCVVSSKHEIEKTVKMGKTQFPKIYDYADDIDTMEFLLSI
- the nadB gene encoding L-aspartate oxidase is translated as MKHYCDFLVIGSGIAGLSYALKVAPYGKVIVITKSSIDETSTHYAQGGIAAVMYNPDTYEKHIKDTIIAGAGLNNEKIVRITIEESTESIKELINLGANFDKNTDGEYDLAKEGGHSEKRIFHHKDTTGAEIQRALSEQIKSHPNITVLENYFTIEIITEHHLGINITRRSPSVTCFGAYILNPKTNKVETFISKITLLATGGSGNVYGVTTNPEVATGDGIAIVYRAKGPVENMEFVQFHPTAFYNPTEKPAFLITEALRGAGAILKTYNGKEFMQKYDKRLSLAPRDIVARAIDNEMKISGADHVYLDASHIGKKKLLEHFPNIYAHCLSNGIDIARDMIPVVPAAHYQCGGIKVDEFGRNKIKNLYATGEVACTGLHGANRLASNSLLEAVVFSNRAAIHSIKAIKNIEYNNDVPVWDSEGTVLNEEMVLITQTRKELNSIMGSYVGIVRSNLRLKRAFDRLKILYEETEDLYKKSVVTKEICELRNMIAVGYLIIKMATERKESRGLHYSIDYPPEAE
- a CDS encoding MATE family efflux transporter; this encodes MKRELLRLAVPNIIANLSIPLLGLVNVAVLAHLDSTTYLAAVSLTGVIFNFILWSFGFLRMATTGITAQGFGAKDRNEISSALYRSFTISIFLGILIILFRNQLLSFGVFFLQPNSSILPIMQEYYDIRVFVIPASLLNFVIIGWLLGMQDSVAAMLMIVVENLVNVLLNLYFVVGLGMKADGVALGALIAGWTTLLFGISMLIIRHRKIIEKPVVKLIFIMSKLKRVLTLNVNIFIRSFSLLMVFSWFTYASSKYGNDVLAINTLLMQFLMFFSFFIDGFSYAGESLSGKYLGAGKIKSLKITVKILFKWASVMAFVFSFFYLVAGNWIISLLTDNEILIEMAMSRKIWVVIIPIVSFAAFVWDGVFAGTTHAAAMRNVMLVAVVCVFFPLYFLLQNIFPETNLWIAFIAFFVARSVGMTIARPRFLRK
- a CDS encoding DMT family transporter, which gives rise to MKSRLWIYIGLLFTMIVWSYSYVLIKVAYSYNITPKELVFIRLVLASTILFAFSKVTKKLQRISKKDILPFLLLALFEPFLYYIGESNAMLYVSPTVGAVVISTIPVFVPFTMFFLFKEKINKSNLFGIIISFIGVCLVILDDNYNFSVPLKGFLLLVFTVASAMGYSVVIRNLTKKYNSYTIVAYQMGIGAVFYSILLFSSDFNTLLKFQLSWQLIASTLVLAIFSTGICYIIFSSGVREIGVVKSSVFANLIPVFTAIMAFLSGMESLPMRKLSGVIIVILGVFMSQSKKPFLGIPGFFSNHFSKKK